One window of the Panulirus ornatus isolate Po-2019 chromosome 12, ASM3632096v1, whole genome shotgun sequence genome contains the following:
- the LOC139752222 gene encoding uncharacterized protein isoform X1 has protein sequence MVYLPPGHGGYIPFVELPCERYIGETLQWILTLSLSPLTCPIVPWLCCPLQIEETAITISNELGCEDPGAVYGSTAFWTMEVVSVFGLIFAIASLGECAARLATGAQEEEGAPTIALSLDLPQLTKEVLTGIDVKTVEEEGKLNFIRKKVVHLLQETYMKHLNKQQIQKEQDTGQEIQELLSKADNGSLAEAVVSRKRRQVVNVPIPTLQGYVPGADDKRVDTCERDEVLLEDGECQQLLTQGPCDEDELILMDTKTRKGYCAPRLCGPDRVFLFSDQQCHDPREKNLCPPGRQLFTTSFGTPVCGCPDGTYEEDDDLDDDVCEPILGKISDCPSGEVFWFSDFRLPPECRPDPCKDMNLKRGPKDLPYVPSYLDGICYQVGTRPPFCSPDQFYSLSLELLRGVCASLEDAGYLVLDSDELEYFVKTYGNPLPKEGAAKPYKPSKTKITPAGTTLLRWPELGAPVMRAPDHEEPPAFYIGQSVMSKHHPAHNELDEDFVSLFPTHMNAFSPPYITVNGSLTLLGFTGGVMSYVAHPRHHRERRAPLPFASPANVVEPGLSACRAGARRDGNAKCRGTILPSSYPPSRSRRDVPPVPPSPACPPGTLRDVKRGCSSSSSGIASSINAIGLG, from the exons GGTACATCCCGTTCGTGGAGCTGCCGTGTGAGCGGTATATCGGCGAGACACTTCAGTGGATTCTTACCCTGAGTCTGTCTCCCTTGACCTGCCCCATTGTTCCGTGGCTCTGCTGTCCCCTCCAG ATCGAGGAGACGGCCATTACCATCAGCAACGAGCTGGGTTGTGAGGATCCCGGGGCAGTGTACGGGTCTACAGCATTCTGGACCATGGAGGTGGTGTCTGTGTTCGGCCTCATCTTCGCCATAGCCAGCCTGGGGGAGTGCGCCGCCAGACTGGCCACAGGAGCCCAGGAAGAGGAA GGGGCGCCCACGATAGCACTGTCGCTCGATCTGCCACAATTGACGAAGGAGGTGCTCACTGGCATTGATGTCAAGACGGTAGAGGAGGAGGGCAAGCTGAACTTTATCAGGAAGAAGGTGGtgcacctcctgcaggagacttACATGAAACACCTCAACAAACAGCAGATACAGAAGGAGCAGGACACAGGTCAAGAGATACAAGAGCTACTTTCCAAGGCTGACAATGGGTCACTGGCGGAAGCCGTTGTCTCTAGGAAGAGGAGACAGGTGGTGAACGTGCCCATCCCAACACTGCAGGGTTATGTGCCAG GTGCTGACGACAAGAGAGTGGACACATGTGAGAGGGATGAGGTGTTGCTGGAGGACGGTGAGTGCCAGCAGCTGCTGACCCAGGGCCCCTGTGATGAGGACGAACTGATCCTCATGGACACCAAGACTAGGAAG GGTTACTGCGCTCCTCGGCTGTGTGGACCAGACCGGGTCTTCTTGTTCAGCGATCAACAGTGCCATGATCCGCGCGAGAAGAACCTCTGTCCTC CGGGGCGGCAGCTCTTCACCACCAGCTTCGGGACGCCCGTGTGTGGCTGTCCGGACGGCACCTACGAGGAAGACGATGACCTGGACGACGACGTGTGTGAACCCATCCTGGGCAAGATCTCTGACTGTCCCTCAGGAGAG GTTTTCTGGTTTAGCGACTTCCGTCTACCCCCGGAGTGCCGTCCTGACCCTTGTAAGGACATGAACCTGAAACGTGGCCCTAAGGACCTGCCCTACGTGCCTTCCTACCTGGATGGAATCTGCTACCAAGTTGGCACG AGGCCGCCATTCTGTTCACCGGACCAGTTCTACTCGCTCTCCCTGGAGCTGCTGCGAGGTGTTTGCGCCTCCCTTGAGGACGCTGGCTATCTGGTTCTCGACTCCGACGAGCTGGAATACTTTGTCAAGACCTACGGCAACCCTCTACCCAAGGAAGGAGCCGCTAAGCCCTACAAACCCAGTAAGACCAAGATCACACCGGCCGGGACGACGCTGCTGCGGTGGCCGGAGCTCGGTGCGCCTGTCATGCGTGCCCCTGATCATGAGGAACCTCCAGCCTTCTACATCGGGCAGTCGGTCATGTCCAAGCATCACCCGGCACATAATGAGTTGGATGAAGACTTTGTGTCGCTCTTTCCGACCCATATGAATGCCTTCTCTCCCCCCTACATCACCGTGAATGGATCCTTAACTCTTCTTGGGTTTACCGGAGG AGTGATGTCCTACGTGGCTCACCCAAGGCACCACAGGGAGCGCCGGGCCCCGCTGCCCTTCGCCTCCCCGGCCAACGTGGTGGAGCCTGGACTGTCAGCGTGTCGTGCTGGAGCCCGCAGGGATGGCAACGCCAAGTGTCGCGGCAC GATCCTGCCCAGCAGTTACCCACCATCACGATCACGGCGAGACGTACCACCTGTCCCCCCCTCACCAGCCTGCCCGCCT GGAACCCTGAGGGACGTCAAGCGGGGctgctcctccagcagcagcggcATCGCCTCCTCCATCAACGCCATCGGACTCGGATAG
- the LOC139752222 gene encoding uncharacterized protein isoform X2, which translates to MEVVSVFGLIFAIASLGECAARLATGAQEEEGAPTIALSLDLPQLTKEVLTGIDVKTVEEEGKLNFIRKKVVHLLQETYMKHLNKQQIQKEQDTGQEIQELLSKADNGSLAEAVVSRKRRQVVNVPIPTLQGYVPGADDKRVDTCERDEVLLEDGECQQLLTQGPCDEDELILMDTKTRKGYCAPRLCGPDRVFLFSDQQCHDPREKNLCPPGRQLFTTSFGTPVCGCPDGTYEEDDDLDDDVCEPILGKISDCPSGEVFWFSDFRLPPECRPDPCKDMNLKRGPKDLPYVPSYLDGICYQVGTRPPFCSPDQFYSLSLELLRGVCASLEDAGYLVLDSDELEYFVKTYGNPLPKEGAAKPYKPSKTKITPAGTTLLRWPELGAPVMRAPDHEEPPAFYIGQSVMSKHHPAHNELDEDFVSLFPTHMNAFSPPYITVNGSLTLLGFTGGVMSYVAHPRHHRERRAPLPFASPANVVEPGLSACRAGARRDGNAKCRGTILPSSYPPSRSRRDVPPVPPSPACPPGTLRDVKRGCSSSSSGIASSINAIGLG; encoded by the exons ATGGAGGTGGTGTCTGTGTTCGGCCTCATCTTCGCCATAGCCAGCCTGGGGGAGTGCGCCGCCAGACTGGCCACAGGAGCCCAGGAAGAGGAA GGGGCGCCCACGATAGCACTGTCGCTCGATCTGCCACAATTGACGAAGGAGGTGCTCACTGGCATTGATGTCAAGACGGTAGAGGAGGAGGGCAAGCTGAACTTTATCAGGAAGAAGGTGGtgcacctcctgcaggagacttACATGAAACACCTCAACAAACAGCAGATACAGAAGGAGCAGGACACAGGTCAAGAGATACAAGAGCTACTTTCCAAGGCTGACAATGGGTCACTGGCGGAAGCCGTTGTCTCTAGGAAGAGGAGACAGGTGGTGAACGTGCCCATCCCAACACTGCAGGGTTATGTGCCAG GTGCTGACGACAAGAGAGTGGACACATGTGAGAGGGATGAGGTGTTGCTGGAGGACGGTGAGTGCCAGCAGCTGCTGACCCAGGGCCCCTGTGATGAGGACGAACTGATCCTCATGGACACCAAGACTAGGAAG GGTTACTGCGCTCCTCGGCTGTGTGGACCAGACCGGGTCTTCTTGTTCAGCGATCAACAGTGCCATGATCCGCGCGAGAAGAACCTCTGTCCTC CGGGGCGGCAGCTCTTCACCACCAGCTTCGGGACGCCCGTGTGTGGCTGTCCGGACGGCACCTACGAGGAAGACGATGACCTGGACGACGACGTGTGTGAACCCATCCTGGGCAAGATCTCTGACTGTCCCTCAGGAGAG GTTTTCTGGTTTAGCGACTTCCGTCTACCCCCGGAGTGCCGTCCTGACCCTTGTAAGGACATGAACCTGAAACGTGGCCCTAAGGACCTGCCCTACGTGCCTTCCTACCTGGATGGAATCTGCTACCAAGTTGGCACG AGGCCGCCATTCTGTTCACCGGACCAGTTCTACTCGCTCTCCCTGGAGCTGCTGCGAGGTGTTTGCGCCTCCCTTGAGGACGCTGGCTATCTGGTTCTCGACTCCGACGAGCTGGAATACTTTGTCAAGACCTACGGCAACCCTCTACCCAAGGAAGGAGCCGCTAAGCCCTACAAACCCAGTAAGACCAAGATCACACCGGCCGGGACGACGCTGCTGCGGTGGCCGGAGCTCGGTGCGCCTGTCATGCGTGCCCCTGATCATGAGGAACCTCCAGCCTTCTACATCGGGCAGTCGGTCATGTCCAAGCATCACCCGGCACATAATGAGTTGGATGAAGACTTTGTGTCGCTCTTTCCGACCCATATGAATGCCTTCTCTCCCCCCTACATCACCGTGAATGGATCCTTAACTCTTCTTGGGTTTACCGGAGG AGTGATGTCCTACGTGGCTCACCCAAGGCACCACAGGGAGCGCCGGGCCCCGCTGCCCTTCGCCTCCCCGGCCAACGTGGTGGAGCCTGGACTGTCAGCGTGTCGTGCTGGAGCCCGCAGGGATGGCAACGCCAAGTGTCGCGGCAC GATCCTGCCCAGCAGTTACCCACCATCACGATCACGGCGAGACGTACCACCTGTCCCCCCCTCACCAGCCTGCCCGCCT GGAACCCTGAGGGACGTCAAGCGGGGctgctcctccagcagcagcggcATCGCCTCCTCCATCAACGCCATCGGACTCGGATAG